From the genome of Nicotiana sylvestris chromosome 1, ASM39365v2, whole genome shotgun sequence:
cacttgaacggatttgttgcacatcaatgtcaccatttttctgaagatcgtgtgtgtagaataattttggtgaaatgtgcttcgttctatctccttttataaatcctcccttcaattgggctatgcatgcagcattgtcttcgtataaaattgtgggtcttttctcacattccaaaccacatttttctcgaataaaatgaattattgatctcaaccatacgcattccctacttgcttcatgaatagctattatctcagcgtgatttgaagaagtagcaacaatagattgctttgtggagcgccatgatatgatagtacctccatatgtaaatacgtagccggtttgagatcgagctttatggggatcagataaataacctgcatctgcataaccaacaaggtctgcactatctttgttagcataaaacaaacccatatcaagagttccctttaaatatcgcaatatatgcttaatcccgttccaatgtctccgtgtaggagaagaactatatcttgctagtaaattaacagagaatgctatgtcaggccttgtagcattagcaagatacattagtgcaccaattgcactgagatagggtacttcgggaccaaggagttcctcgtcctcttctggaggtcggaacaaatccttattcacttcaagtgatcgaacaaccattggtgtactcaatgggtgcgctttgtccatgtaaaagcgttttaagaccctttctgtataggcagattgatggataaagatcccgtctgctaaatgttcaatttgcagaccaagacaaagttttgtctttccaagatctttcatctcaaattctttcttaagatattcaattgccttttggagctcttctggagttccaacaagatttatgtcatcaacataaacagcaagtataacaaattctgatgccattttctttataaaaatacatggacaaataacatcatttatgtaaccttctttcagcaaatattcactaaggcgattataccacatgcgcccagattgctttaaaccgtacaaagatctttgtaatctgattgaatacatttcctgagattttgcttcaggcattttaaatccttcaggaattttcatataaatttcattatcaagtgaaccgtacagataagctgtaactacatccattagatgtatttcaagcttttcatgtagtgctaaactgatgagatatcgaaatgttatggcatccataacaggtgaatatgtttcatcaaaatcgactccaggtcgttgtgagaatccttgtgcaacaaggcgagctttgtatctttcaacttcatttttatcattcctttttcgcacaaaaacccatttatgaccaactggttttataccagcaggtgtttggactactggtccaaagacctctcttttagcaagtgacttcaattccgattgaattgcctcttgccattttggccaatcaaatctttgtcgacattcttcgacagatcgaggttcaagatcctcactatcttgcataatattaagtgcaacattatatgcaaaaatattatccaccactatttcaaatcgatttaaattaatcccatcaccgttcgaacttattaaaagttcctcactcacatgagcttcaggttcattgatttcttcaggaatctcagaactaatcagattttgggtctcttcaggggatcccttcatagtatcgttttgatcatttgtcgattttctttttcgaggatttcgatccttagaacccaaaggcctaccacgcttcaggcgtgctttaggttcactagctctcatgctagtagatggtcccattgggacatcaattcggataggcacattctctgctgggatatgtgacttagttatccttttcaaatcagtaaatgcgtctggcatttgatttgctatattctgtaaatggatgatcttctggacctcctgattacatataggggtacggggatcaaagtgagataatgatgaaactttccacacaatttctcttttgatttcctttttctctccccctaattgtgggaaatttgtttcatcaaaccgacaatctgcaaatcgagcagtaaataaatctcctgtcaatggttcaagatagcgaataatagagggtgattcaaacccaacatatattcctatccttctctgtggtcccatcttactacgttgtggtggtgctactggcacatatacagcacatccgaaaattcgtagatgggcaatatttggttcatgaccaaaaactaattgtgacggagaatatttattataatgtgtcggtctaagacggataagtgatgctgcatgcaagatagcatggccccaaacagtagtgggcaattttgttttcataagtagtggtcttgctatcaattgcaagcgtttaataaatgactctgcaaggccattttgagtatgaacataagctacaggatgttcaacttttatcccaacggataaacaataatcatcaaaagcttgagatgagaattctccagcattatcaaggcgaatagcctttataggataatctgggaattgtgcccttaatcgaattatttgggctaatagctttgcaaacgccaggttgcgagatgatagtagacacacatgagaccatcttgaagatgcatctattaggaccataaaatatctaaacaacccacttggtgggtgaataggtccacatatatccccatgtatacgctctaaaaaggcaggggattcaatatcaaccttcattggtgatggtctagtgatcatttttccttgataacaagcatcacaagaaaattcgtcatttgtaagaatcttcaggttctttaatggatgcccactcgaattttcagtaattcgtctcatcattattgatccgggatggcccaaacggccatgccaaagcacaaaagtatttgaatccgtaaacttctggtttacgatagagtgtgcttcaattgtactaatttttgaatagtataagccagaagataaagttggtaacttttctacaatgcatttctggccagaaatattctttgtaatacaaagatattccctgttcatttcatctattgtctctacatgatacccatttcggcggatatctataaaactcaacaagtttcttcgggacttggaggagaacaatgcattgtctataataagttttgttcccttagacagaaatattatggctcttccggagccttcaatcaaacttatattaccagaaattgttgaaacatttgctttttccttatgcaaataagaaaagtatttctgatcgttgaatatggcatgtgttgttccactatcaataacacacatatcttcatgatttgtctttgatccaaacataatttgagggttatccatattcttcaaaataacataaataaaatatattatagtaaatatcattatcaaaacataacttttatttatgtacaataattacataaccatactatttattacaaacaacacaaattaaaatatttacatttctacagattcactaccgattacatgacttatttctccttctgggagtgcaaagtaatcagctacatccaaatgcatgaagtctaaattatcttcagaaataaaatttgcttcagcatttttctctgtcttcttcagggaggcttgataaagctcaaccagatgctttggcgtacgacaagtacgtgaccagtgcccttttcctccacatctatagcatgcattttctgcatttggcgcttgcaccgcttcatgcttttgttccttccttttccactgctggtggtgaggaggcttctttggtgcattattattaccatgattggggtttcttccccgaccacggccatgaccacgactggggccatgacctcttccacgtttagcttggtggaagttcgtctcattcacttcagggaatggacaagaaccaataggtcggctttcatgatttttcattaatagcccattatgttgctctgctataagaagatgtgagataagttcagaatactttttaaatcccatctctcgatattgctgctgcaggagcatattcgaggcatgaaaagtggtgaaagttttctccaacatatcatgatcagtaatattatcaccacataattttaattgggaaataattctgaacatagcagaattatactcactgatagatttaaaatcttgtagccttagatgagtccaatcataacgtgcctgtggaagaacgaccatcttcaggtggtcatatctatctttcaaattattccacagtatgactggatctttaatagtgagatattccattttcaggccctcatcaaggtgatggcgtaggaatatcattgctttggcacggtcttggtttgatgcctgatttttgtctttgatggtgtctgccagacccatcgcatcaagatgaatttcagcatcaagcacccaagacatgtagcttttgcccgatatatccagggctacaaattcaagtttagaaagatttgacattatttaggaaaagaaagttcttacctcagatactttcaaaatatttgctcgagatggtagagcttcgtgctgataacgtgttatgaaacaaagactataaagtaaagacaagtatacataaactgatatattattcgaattcaaactgatgtacataatgaactgaaatctcttctatttatagaagaaaggaagctactccgtaagctgctactacaagctgctgtgtaagctgctgctataccagatatggataatcttctactgagagcaatatttatccataacggagtactgaatggataagcttattatacccggtatgaataatcttttaccgggggtaatgtttatccataactgggtactgaaaagataagcctattatacccggtatggataaacttatactgggggtaatgtttatccataaccgggtaccgaagtgataagcttcttcaggaagcttatttccaatatagtactaaatagataaacatatttacggtggagtcccatatggataagcttcttcaggaagcttatttacaacggagtactaaatgaacatccataatataatatatttataacagacACCAAATTTTTTGACACGATTGTGTAGAAAATGAAGAGTGTGTGGATAAACGAAAAAGATTAAAACTGTTGGGATCAAATTGAATATAACACCAAACACCAAGCACTCATGACGGAATTTATCCTTCTTGTTTCATATTCACAGTCATAGAACGTCGTCGTAGCCTGACATACAAATATCCCCCTCTCAATCTCAAACGTTTACCCTTAAACCCTCCGAAGGAGGGCAAATAAGGCTTAAACCCTGAAAAACCCTATCCTCATTCTTCTCCTTCTTCGAACCCTAATTTCCCCCCATATATTTATCTCCATTTTCCATGCCGTTCAAGCTTTTACCACAGCTTCGTTTTTTCAATTCTACATTCCCAGTTACCCATTTTCCCACCATGAAATGCAATTCAACGTTAAAGCCTAAAACAGTACCTGCTTTTTCTAGAATGTTCCCTCACAAGCTCAAGTATCGGTCAATTGGATTTCCAATTTTACCCACCCAACAACAGGAGCTCCGTAGGTTCTCGTCCCGCTCAGGGAGACCAAGACCCGGGTCGGGTTCGGGTCATGAGGTACGGGTTTCGAAGAGCTTGATTGAAGATGAAGCTGAACTCAGTGATTGGGTAAGTGGGTTGAGGTCCGATTCGTTTAAGAAAACTCAGGTGTATAGTGATAGTGATGATAATGATGGCGGTAGGGGTAAATTTGGTAATAGGCGTGGTGGTGGAGAAGAAAGAGGTGAAAAGAGAAGGAGAGATGTAGATTTTGATGATTTTAATGGGCCTGGTAGGAGAAGTGGAGGCCCAATGCAGTCAAATTCGAGAAATGGAGGGAGGTTTGGAAGTGAATTGGACGGTGGAAGAAGTGGGGGAAGAGGTCAAATGCAGTTGAATTCGAGGAATGGAGGGAGGTTTGGAAATGATCGAGGGAGTAGAAATGAGGGTAGAGGAAGTGGAGGTCGAGATAGGATGGTGTCGTCCCCGAGGGGTGGAAGGTTTGGAAATGATATAGGTACTGGAAGTGAGGGTAGGAGAAGTGGAGGTCGTGATCGGATGGAGTCATCTCCGAGGAAGGGAGGGAGGTTTGGAAGTGATATAGGGAGTGGAAGTGAGGTTAGAAGAAGTGGAGGCCGAGATCGGATGGAGTCCTCTCCGAGGAAGGGAGGGAGGTTTGGAGGTGAAATGGCAGGTCCCCGTGACAGTAAGAGGGGTACGGGCAGGGTTGGTAGTGGATATGGTAGAGATATGGGAGGACAAGGTGGTAGTGATAGGTTAGGGAGAAAAGAAGGGACGAGTATGGGGCGAGGGAGTTCGACATTGTTAGATGAAGATGATACAGATAATGAGGATGAGGGAGAGGAGGAAGAGGAAAGTGGTTATAAGGGGTTTCGAGATTTGATTGATAGTGAGGAAGAAAGTGAAGAATCTGATGAAGATGATGAGGTTGAGGATGGAAAAATGTTCTCTTCGGAAAAGGAGGACATTCCAAGGGCATCACACCCGCGCACAACTGGAAAAAGTGATTCCCACCTCACTGACACCAGGTAACTCATAAACACATGACTAACCATGTATTATGCAGCATGCTGATTGTTAGAATCTTTTGAGTAGCTGTCTGGAGCTGTTATAGAAGCATGCATAATGAATAAATAATAGCACTCGGAATTATGTGCCAAAAGTTGCTGAATCTGTTGCTAGAAAAGCAATGTGGATTTTGGTGGTTGTTGTTATTCAGTACTTCGAACTCACTTAAGATTTAGATCTCTGATAGTCGTGAGGGGGGAATACTCTTAAAGAAAATAGAAAGAGATAGTGCGGGAAGGACTGGATTGTTGTTGTGTGTGCCATTGGATTAATGACAATTTAGTGGATACTATATCACCAAATATTATGGGAAGAAGAGAGACAATGTATATGCTTAATAATAGTGTAGGAAAACATAAACGAAGGGGACTAATAAAGAAACATAGATGAAGGCGCTGAGCGCATGAATGTGCAGAGTTGCTCTTTTGCTTGTCTCTGTATGAACTGAGGAATTTTGCCCAAGGATGTGGTACATTGTCCAGTTTTAGATGGATCTTCTATAGAACCTTTAATTCTTAAGACAGTTATACTGTAATATTTTTGTCCATGCTCTAAGTAACCTCAAGGAAAAGTAATTGTCTTCTGTCAATTTAAATATCTTTTATTCTAttagataatatttttatcctTTTCGCTGCAGATTTGATAAATTTCCACTCTCTCCCTTGTCTCTGAAAGGAGTTAAAGATGCTGGATATGAGACGATGACCGTAGTGCAGGAGGCAACCCTTCCTGCTATTCTGAAAGGTTAGCCTCTTCATCTTTTGAAGCTTGAAGCATAGTGTGTTGAGATGACATTCATCACTTAATATATATAGAGGTTGAGGCTTTGTAAATCATAAGTTCACACTTCAACCAGTCTGGCTCTACATGCAGAAACATATTATGTATTAGACTGCTATTCTTGCCTAGTCTGTTGCTAAGAATTTTTGGTCTTAAGTACTATTATATGTGTTAATGATGACAGTGCCTGTTGTAATCAATTTTATTTGGTAGGCAAGGACGTTCTGGCCAAGGCAAAGACTGGCACTGGCAAGACTGTAGCATTTTTGGTAAAACACTATATCTTTTCCATCAGAGAGTACCTAAAATGTTGCATGCAATCCCATTTACAAATGAGTGTATACTCACAGGTTTCACCTGTTATCGTTGGTGTTCCGTCTTCTAAAATGTTTATAACTTCCTTGGTGACCTGCGTAATTACACATCTCTACATCCTGGATTTCGTGGAACAGGGCTGACAGATTCACCATTATTCTAACTGTAGGATGAGTATCTTCATGTTGTAATGTTACCAATATGTGTATTCTTTTGGTTTGTCGAATGTGTAAGCTCTCTTAGAAAATGGAATTGCTCTACTTAAAGATTTGAGTGAGAACTCCAAACCTTTGTCCCGTTAGAACAAAAAAATAACTTTTCACTGGTTTAGTTTGTCACTTTTGGTGTTCCATTTCCTATAACTTCCTTGGTGACTTGTGCAATGGATGATGAGTATCTTTGTTTTGTTCTATGACTAACATGTGGATTCTTTTCATTGTTGAATGGAAAGAAAAATGTAGTTTGCCATTCTTTGTCTTTGTTTAAACGTGAAAACTCCTGTACTAAACATCACCGTGAGAATTCCCCACCTTGTCTTTAAACAATTGCATTAGTGGATTTTCCTAAGAACtacatattaaaaaaaaaactttccaAAGAACTGCACTTCATCAATATCAGATTGGATATAGCTTGAGAAGGTCAAGGAAGAtacagtgttatcaaaggcgcgcttaaagcccGATTAAGCCCTGagcgaggctcaaaacatgttgagcACTTCGCTTAGCGGGCGCTTCAATGTTGCTACCAAGGCTCTAAGACATACTTTTCTTTGCTAATGAGCGTAATCTAGAAGCGATACTAAACAATCGATATTTCACTTTATCgtaaattttcttcaatttctttgtctaTATATTTGATTTTCATGCTTGTTGATATTAGTCTTGGACTACACATACATATTTTTTCATTTGCGCCTTTCTTCATTAAAGCCACGCTTTATTTGTGCTTTGTGCTTAAAGCCCCAACATACCTTAGagcttttttgcgcttttcgcctttgataacactgggAAGATATTTTCTAGAACAAACTACATGACATGTTGTCATAGTTTGAGAGTAAAAACCTTTGGTATAAACAATAGTACTTCTATATTAGGGGATTTTCATAGTTAAGTATCCATATAAATTTTCCTATGtctagcaacaacaacaatccagtaaaatcccactagtggggtctgggaagggtagtgtgtatgcagaccttacccctacccgaggaggtagagaggctgtttccgaaagaccctcggcttaagaagacgaaaagagacaatatCGGTAACACCAACAGACAATTTTCCTATGTCTAGCATAAAAAGAAATTAACATTCACCTTTCTTTCGTTGTTAGCTCTTATTTCATGAAAATGATTAATAAAATATTTACCAAAAGATATCACAAGATAGTTAATTGGACCTGTTTGAAGTTTTGAATAaaagtttttcaattttttttatttcatagaaATTCATGAAGTTACCCTGTATGTCACGAAACAACAAATTGTATACAGTTTTGACTTTACTAGTTAAAACTATTTGATCCAATTTTTAACGagttaaataaatttttaaacatGGATTTTCTTTTGGTGAACAAAAAGGTGATGATAGCCTGCTAATTTTGAGTGCCAAATTGTACTATGATTATATATGACCTTACAATTCTCAATATGCTGGTTGATTATTGTTCTTTGGTAAAACTATATGCTGTCTTCAAACACCGCCTCACACTTCAGAAAAAGCATTATATACAACAAGAAGTGGACAAACTAGGGAAGCTAAGACATTTTAGTAATAATACTTAAGGACAAAGTTGCATCTATTTTGGGTCATGTACTTTGCCTTCTGATATTATTAGCTTTTGGATCTTTTGCATATTGCATATAAGCAACTTTCAGTAATTATCAGATTTTCTGGTAGTCAACATGTCTCATTTGTTAATAGCTGCTTTTTACTAGTAAATTTCTTTCCTTTTAAGCAAACCGGAAAGGAGAGATTCAACAGCTATTTTGAAGTTTCTCCAAAAATTGATAGAGTTTGCATAGTCATTTTAAAATTCTCTGAGAAAACAGCTGGCATCTCTGCGATCATGTCAGCCTAATCATTCCAATATCTGAATTTCAGCTTCCTTCAATTGAAGTTGTGGTAAACTCACCCCCCAACACTCGTGATCAAAAGAGGCCACCAGTTCTGGTGCTTGTGATATGCCCTACCAGGGAGCTTGCAACTCAAGCAGCTACCGAGGCCAACACCTTGTTGAAATATCACCCTTCAATTGGGGTTCAAGTTGTTATAGGAGGAACACGGCTTGCACTTGAGCAGAAAAGGATGCAAGCAAATCCATGCCAGGTACTTAATTCATTGTGAAGTTCCTGCTTTATAAAATATACGTTGGCTCTTTTGATAAATAAAGCAGCAGCTCTCTATCCGAGAAGAAGAATTTAATTAGAAGAAAATTCTGATACATTGGTAAAAACATCTTAAGTTTTTGGTGTCTCAGAAAAGGAGGTTTGGATGACCAGAATCTAGTAGAACTTCTATATTTCTACAACGATAATGATATGCTTGTGTATTGGATGTAATGTTTCAGGCATGGGGTCACAACTCACAATAAGGGTAAATTAGGCCCTAGATGATTTGAAAAGTGCTTCTCGACTTGTGATTCCTTATTGATCTCACAAAGCACCTTTTTATATCAATAGTCACTGACCCCTTGGTTTAGTTGTAGTCATCTTTTTTATGCATTC
Proteins encoded in this window:
- the LOC104209998 gene encoding DEAD-box ATP-dependent RNA helicase 31-like — encoded protein: MPFKLLPQLRFFNSTFPVTHFPTMKCNSTLKPKTVPAFSRMFPHKLKYRSIGFPILPTQQQELRRFSSRSGRPRPGSGSGHEVRVSKSLIEDEAELSDWVSGLRSDSFKKTQVYSDSDDNDGGRGKFGNRRGGGEERGEKRRRDVDFDDFNGPGRRSGGPMQSNSRNGGRFGSELDGGRSGGRGQMQLNSRNGGRFGNDRGSRNEGRGSGGRDRMVSSPRGGRFGNDIGTGSEGRRSGGRDRMESSPRKGGRFGSDIGSGSEVRRSGGRDRMESSPRKGGRFGGEMAGPRDSKRGTGRVGSGYGRDMGGQGGSDRLGRKEGTSMGRGSSTLLDEDDTDNEDEGEEEEESGYKGFRDLIDSEEESEESDEDDEVEDGKMFSSEKEDIPRASHPRTTGKSDSHLTDTRFDKFPLSPLSLKGVKDAGYETMTVVQEATLPAILKGKDVLAKAKTGTGKTVAFLLPSIEVVVNSPPNTRDQKRPPVLVLVICPTRELATQAATEANTLLKYHPSIGVQVVIGGTRLALEQKRMQANPCQILVATPGRLRDHVENTAGFATRLMGVKVLVLDEADHLLDMGFRKEIEKIISAIPKQRQTLLFSATVPPEVRQICHIALKRDHEFINTVEEGSEETHAQVQQMQLVAPLETHFSLLYALLKEHIADDVNYKVLVFCTTAMVTRLVAELLSELNLNVREIHSRKPQSYRTRVSDEFRKSTGLILVTSDVSARGVDYPDVTFVIQIGVPADRQQYIHRLGRTGRKGKEGQGILLLAPWEEYFLSTIKDLPISKAPVPLIDPETKKKVERALSHIDMKSKETAYQAWLGYYNSNRAIGKDKYRLVELANEFSRTMGLDNPPAIPKLVLGKMGLKNIPGLRSK